A window from Thermoanaerobaculales bacterium encodes these proteins:
- the yidD gene encoding membrane protein insertion efficiency factor YidD, with protein MTGFWRAAAYPIRLYKRFVSPWLPPACRFEPTCSIYAAEAIERHGLHGVWLAVKRILKCHPFHPGGLDPVPPRRDASPQAD; from the coding sequence ATGACCGGCTTCTGGCGCGCGGCGGCGTACCCGATCCGCCTCTACAAGCGGTTCGTTTCGCCGTGGCTGCCTCCGGCCTGCCGCTTCGAGCCCACCTGCTCGATCTACGCCGCCGAGGCGATCGAGCGCCACGGCCTCCACGGTGTGTGGCTCGCCGTCAAGAGGATCCTCAAGTGCCATCCCTTCCATCCCGGTGGCCTCGACCCGGTCCCACCGCGGCGCGACGCCTCCCCGCAGGCCGACTGA